GGTATTTCAATCTCACAACAGCCGTTTACTTGAAGTTGCAGGAGGGCCATCGGGAAATGCAGGCGTAAGGATATGTGCTTGGTGAGCTCGTACTCACGGAGGTTCTCATCGTAGTAGGCTTTTTCCATGTGTCGCACCGCCAATTGCAGCCGCTCACCGGCGAGCAGCCCTTCGTGCAGGTTGTCCCAAATCTCTGCCGGGATGAATTGTCGCGCCGTGTGGCCGCGCTCGAAGTTGAAGGCGCGTTGTGCCTGGCGCGCGCAATGCAATGCCATTTCATACATTTGATAATAAATGGCCGCGGTTTCCTGTTGCATCCACAGATAGAGGGCGTGGTTGGTGAACTTGTCGCGCAGGAAGTCATGCACTTCCGCAGCGTTTTCGATTTGCTGCTGGTGATTATTCAGTTCTCGCAACGCGATGTCGCGGCGCCGTTCGGCGGCAAGGATTTGCCGCTCGATTTGTTCGATTTCAACAGTGAGCACATTCACTTGATGTTGCCATTCCTGCTCGCGGCGTTCCCAGCCGGCTTTTGTCAGCCCCAGAGATGCTATGGTGTTGAGAATATCCGCCACCGTAATGGCAATCTTTCCGGCCGCCGAAAAAATCATGCTCATTTTGGTGCCCGGAGGCAGTTTGACAAGACTAACAGGGAACCCCACATACGGGTCAGGAATCAAATTCATCGCCTGACCAATCGCTTCAGCAATATTACCAGCCGCTCTCAATGTGGTCGAGCTAATGGTGAGCGGCTCGTATTGCGCTTCCCCGGCAATCAAGCCGGCAGCGATCAGATTCTGGTAATATTGCAGGCGCGTCTGCGCAATCTGCTTGGTTTTTTGCAAAGCTTGCACCTGCCAATCCGCCTCGCGCCACTGATTTTGGCGAACTTCCAAGGCCAGGTTGAGCAACTGCCGCTCGTGCATGGCGCGCATGGTGGACAGATACTCGGCATCGCCTTTTTCATAAGCCGCCAGCAAAGCAGCGCCCAAGGCGCGCACCTCGCCGGTGATTTCCTGGGCTTTTTGCACCAGGACCATAAAGCGATACGGGCTTTGCGGCAGACACCAGTCACTTTCATCCGCGCAAACATCTTTCGTTATTTTCCAGCAATCCCGAATCTCGCTGTTACCGAAATAAGGCATATCGAGATTCGGCCGGCCGTTTTTCAGTCGCTTGGCGTTCAGACAGGCATGAATCAAGGCCAGACGATCGTTGACGCTGGTATAAAGGCACATCAGTCGCGGATTGATCGGGGCGCACTCAGGTTCAAACTCCGCAACTTTGGATGCCGCTGGAGCATCATCTTTGGCTAACACTGTAATCGGCATAGCGCCCAAAATCTTAGCCGCGGTGTCAAAAATCAAACGCGCCTGTTGGAAAGCTTCCGGTGTGTTTTTGCGCATCAGCGCATCGCCCCATTGCAACAAAGTATCCAAATAGTGCAGCAGAATCGCGCGCTCTTTCACTTCTGCTTCGGAGACCGGATCGCTGGCGCAGCAACATTCTTCAGCCCGTTGGGTGACAACTGGTTCTGTAGGAATACCTTCCGGATCGGTTGGCGCCTCATCTTCTTCCCCACCAGTGGATGGGCAAATCATCCAGGTATTATCATTCAACAATGGGTTGTAAACGAATTCATACCACTTCACTGCTTCCTCAAAACGGCAATGCGCGCGAAGGTGACCAGCCACCGCGATGGCCGGGCTGAACAGCGAAGGCGGCAACAACGGCGCGCCGGGGTTGAACCAGGCAAAGTATGGATAGGCGGCCATGCCACCGACCAAAGGTGGGGCGGTTGCGACTGCAACTTGCGGCAGTGTAATTGCCTCATCCGTCGCCAGATCGTAACGGAAGCCCGGCGGTGGCTCCGGGGCGTAACCAATTGGAGCTTCACCACCCGTTATCTCGAAACGAAGTGAGTCGCCGCGGCGGCCGGCGAAGACCAATTGCGGCGTTGTGCCCGGAGCAATCCGCACGCCTTCGTACGACTGTCGGGGTTGCTGGAACTCGCCATTATGGACGCGGCACCAACGCAGGTGTACCATCGGCTTTGAATTCCACTGTAACAAACCTGGCAATTTGTCCGGGCGGTGCCAATCCGTTTGCGGGTCACCAAGAATACCGCCGTTCGGATCTTCCGCAATAGCGCCCCATTCGGCTACTTGTTCTTGCTCGTCATAGTAGCGCGTGTCTTCAATCCAGAAGTAATATTCATCCATCAGAGCCGGATGCGCTTTGCCGCATACGCTGCAGCAAGCGGACGATTCCGATGGATTGCACTTGGGCGCAAACGTCGTCGTGGCCGGAGGAATACCTGCCGCAGCCACCCGAATAAATTTCGTGCCCAAGCGGACGGTTGCCTGCAGCCACATTGGCAAGTCGGCAACATTGATTTGCTGTGGATTGGCAACCGCAAGGAGGACCGGCACATCATTCGGTTGGTCAGCCGGCGGCTCGGATGGATTATCTCCCGGTGTTTGGCCCCGGCTTGCAATATTCATTGGCGCCAGCCAGGTTGGGCGTGCATGACGGTCCGGTGTGCCCATCAAGCCTAGCCCTTCCGGCGCCGGATTGAGGAATTGCATGATCGCTGGTTCGCGATATTGGAGCAGCGTTATTCCCGGATGCACGGGCGGTCGTGAGCCGTTCCAATAAGTCAAACCACCCGGCACCGGCATCGTCAGCGTAGCGCGGCGCAGCTCGGATTCCAAAAACTGGAACGCCTCGGTCTGCTTCGCGTCTTGCAATTCATCCCATTCGATCCAGTTTTCCCGATAAATGAATCGTCGTTTGCAGGCTTCCCAGGTGCGGAAAGTGGCAAAGTGGCGCTCCCAAGCCAGCACGAAACCCGGCAAAATCACAAATCCCGACTCCAATCCAAGGCGGGCGCGCTGAACAAACAAGTGGGCGGCGCTCACGGCTTCTTCTATGCGGCTGGCCTTTTGACAAAGTCCCGCTTCCACGTCGAGCAGCAAAAGCTCGCTCAGGTGTTTGGCTTCCGTAGCAAACCCGCTCCAAGGCAACGGCACACGATTCATGTGCGTCAGGTAAGCCACTAACGCCTGCCTTCCGCGTTGGCGAAGAGCGTCATTGAGGCGTTTGATTTCTTCATAGCGGCGCGGCTCGCCGTTTTCGATGCAGCCGTCGCGATAGAATTGGGTCAGGTTGGCATTGCCGGTTATTTCCGGCCCGTCCGAGGCCCACAGAAACACTTCCGCGACGGTGATGTCTTTGGGATAAAAACACCGGAGCAACGCGCGCACCCATTTTTCAGAGTGCCAAACCCGCACCGCCCAACGATCGTCTTCCAGGTCAGCGCTGGTGACATCATAAGAAAGGTCGGTTTGCCCGGCATCGAAGAATTGCAGAACCAGCTTGTCATGTCGCAAATCCACGCCGATATGCCGCAGCAAATGCGCCGGGTTGTCTTCGTGCGTTTCAGCCGCTTCGTGGAACAAGAGCCAGGCCGGTTGCTCCGGCGAGCATTGGGTTTCGCGGCGCATAACCGTGTAGTCGAACAGCCGCTCCCACCAATCGAACATGGCCTGCCGGCGCTGGGCAGAAGGCGCCACGCGCTGGTCTTGCACAACCGGCGGTGCATAATAATTGTCCAAAACCGGCAGAAAATTGAAGTCAAAATTGGCCTTGTGCGTGACAAACGCCGCGCCGCTGCGATAGTAAGCTTGTCCGGAAAAATTAACCGGCTGCGCGAGCAGGTAGCCCAATTCCGACTGGCCGTCGTCGGCAATTCGTTTTGCCGAAAGATGAAGACGATTGACCAGCAGCATGGCTTTGAACGCGCGTTGATAAGTGCGCCGCATGTCGCGCACCGTGCTGGTGAAATGCGCCGCAAGAAAATCTTGTGCTGCGTTTGGCAACTGCAGGCCGGAATGCAACGCGGCGTTTTTCTGCTCCTGGAAGAGTTTGTCATGCGGCACGGCCAGCCACTCCATGCCGGCGTCCGGCCCGTTGTATTTAAGCTGGAATCCGGTGGTTTGCGGGCAAACATCCTCCGGCCCGTCGAAGGCCAGCGGTTTTCGCTCCAGCTCGATGCTCAATTCATAAAAGCCTTTTTTCAGCGCGATGGGTTTGGAGCAATCCGCCGGGGCTTCTTCGTTCGGCCAATCGTGAGCGAGCAGCACCCAGATTTTTTGGCCGCGCTTCAAGATAACGCGCCAACGGTGCGATTGGTCGGCTTTTTCAAAATCCGGCACTTTGCCCGCCGGAGTCGGCGCACCGGCGCTGAATCCGTACTGGCCTTCGTTTTCAATCAACAAAAGACCCTGCCAGCGGAGCGTGAACGGCTCGGCTCCGCCTAGCATCGCGCCATCCGCATTCGCCATGGCAAAGCCATTGCGTAGCGCCGCATAGCGCAGTTGCTCCGGCGAGAGCGTGAAACTCGCGGAATTCATCGTCGGCAGAATGGTCGGAATCGGCGCATTCCAGGCGTTCTCCTCCGCTCCGAAAGCATCTATGCCGCCGCGCACTTCGCGCCAGCGCAACATCTGGTTTGCTCCGAAATATTCGGCCAGCATCCCGGTTCCGGTCAAACCCAGCAACGCCGCAAAAGCGCCGCCGTTGGGTTGCGGCTGCCAAGTGACATTGGGCGATTGGCCGTTGTCATTTTCCCAAGGCGTGAGGGCCATATTCTCATCCGCCCACAGGTTTTTCAACAACAGCTTAGCCAACTCAGTACCCTCCGGATTGGCGCTGCTGGTAGCGTCGGCGGTATGAGCCGCCAAGTGCTCGGCTATAATGTGACAACATTGGTAGAAACGAGCGAACTGCTGCTGGAACCAAGCCCAGCGTTTGGCCTCGTCCGGCTCCTGTATCAGTCGCTCTTCCGCCTCGCCAAAGTTATTAAAGATGAAAGCAAAATGCGCCAAATCCAGGCGCGGCTTAAAATAAAGATTACACACCGCACTTTGCTCGACGGGCGTAAGTTGGCGGATGCGGCTGAGTTTGGCCAATACCGCTTCGTCGGTGAGCGGAACTTGCGTCCACAACTCCTGCGCGGCCAAATCATACCGGAAAGGCCCATCCGGCGGCGTGTTCCACATCAACTCGGAAGTCGGCGGCGGCAGCGGAACTCTGTACTGCTTTTCTAACGGGCTTACGGCAATGCCGCTGTCAGCCAATGCCGCCGGGAAAAAATGTTGCCCAATTGAAAGCCATCTATTATTGGGCGCGGGTGGCGGCACAAAACCAAACTCTTCCCGCAAAGCGGTTTCCATGCGAGCCCAAGTCCACGGCGCGGCAGCTTCGGCGCTCATTTCGACGGCCATGAGTTTTTTGCGCAAAGCCCACAGCGAATTTTTATCTTCGTCATCAGGCAAGCCCAGCGGCGAGTCTTTGGCTTCGTTTTTCGTCTGCAACGGGAAGGGATCGTCGCCCTGCAAATGCTCGTCGTTGGTGAAAAGAAAAAGCAACTCGCCGACGCGAAATTCCGAGGCATAAATTTTAGCCAGGATCTCGGCAAAACGCAGCGTGTGCGTCGGGTGCGCGTGCCAGGTGTCGGCAGGGTTATTCGGGTCAAAACCGGCCAATGCCGACAGCGGATCCATATTGGCCATCAGCAGTTTGATAAACTCCGGCTCCCGGCAACCGCAGCCATGCACATTCATGGCGTACTGCTGGATTTGATTGAGCAAATGTTCCACCGCCCAATTCAATTTGGCGGCGCCCGGAACCCAAAATGCCAGCAAGTGCAAGCGATCGGCACCGGTTGCGCCTGGCGCCGGCGGTGTGCCGTCAGTCAACGACAGTCGGAAATCATCGCGGAACATTTGGAAAGCTGCCAACTGTCGGATAAAATCCGGATTGACGTTGGCGCCGTCAAACAATTCCAGCACCTCGCAGATGTCGCGCAGTTCCGTGAACGTGTAACGGGCGTTCGGCACGGCTTGCAATTTGCGCCACAGCCGGATGAAAATAATCAACCGCTTCAATGCTTCAACCGGGTCGGCAGGCTCGATGAATTCAATCAGGTATTTTTCTAAACAACACGGCTCGCAATCCGGGAATCCTTCTTCCGGATGACCTTTCAAACCAAATCTCACAAACTCGGATTTCCATAATTCGATGAGCTCGCAGTAGGTCAGGCAAGTGCGCTCGAGAAATTCGGAAAGCTGGGTGATCGTCTTTGTCCAAGATTGTTCATTTTCATCCAGTTCGGCCGGAAAGCCGTAAAGTTGATACAACGGAACTTCTCCGTTCGCCAGCGCCCGGGCCGCGCGGCTCCTTCGCCCTCTTCGCAGCGCAGCAATGAGAATATTATTTTGGAAAAGGGTGGCGTATTCCTCCGGCGTGATGCCGAGGTATTCGATGGCCGTTTCGAGGCGCACCGGATAGCGCCAGAGATGTTTCTGAAATTCCGCCGTTTCATTGGCCGGATCCAAAACAAACTCCGTAATGTCTTTGCGGAAGCGGCGCATGGTGGCAAAACGGCTGGTGCCCAACTGTTGCAAGTAAGTGCGCGAGACATCTAATGGCTGCGAATACGGCAGCACGCACGAGGAGAAATCATTCTTCAATTTATCGTAGGCCGTCTGCTCGTCAGTGGGCACGGCAGGTGTGGAATGTTCGGGCAAGGCCTCGAACAGCGTCACCGGGTCGTGTTGGAAAGTGGCGCCTGCGGCGCCAGGGTTCGGATTCGAGGCCAATTCATGGCCGCCTACCTGATCGCGAGCCGTATTGTAAATCGTGCCGTGAGCAGCGCCCTTGGCGACCATGTACTCCAGCGATTCATTCACAAGATCAATCAATGGAATCGGCACTTCCAGATTGGCTTTCGTTGCCAAGAGGTCGCCCAACGGTCCTCGGCGGCTCGTTAGGAGTGTGTTCAAAGTCCTCTCGACATCATCGCGCAGCGGGTTTTCACAGGTCGACTTCGCGGATGCTTTCAATAAATCGTGCAGATAAGCCACCGGCCCCAACGGAGACAAATGTGCGGGCGGGACGCAATTCACCAAAGAGCCGTCCGGGTTGACCGGCTTGAACCCGGCTGGGCCAGGTGCAGGGCTGGGTTCAACCGCTCCAGCGTTTGTCCAAATGGTTTGGGCGTGATCGTAAGCCACCGAGCCGGCCAATGCTTCTTTAAAGTCCTCAGAAGAAAACCCTTGAATGCTTTGGGCATTGGTAAAGCCCCGCGCCCAAAGCGCCTCCATGACGGAGAATTGCATCTCAACAGGCGTGATGCCGTTCGTCAGATTGATGAGGCGCTGAATGCAGGTCAGCCATGCCGTGAATTGCACTTGTGCTGCCGTATCGCCGGGAAAAATGAGGTTCAGGGCATTTTGCAGAAGCGTTGGGTCCCAACTGTTGAACGTAAAACCGGGGTAAAGTATCAAAAGTTCATCCAGCGGATTACCTGCCGAACGAGTCAAACCTGGTGCAGAGTTCACAATCGGAGCATCAGGAGAGTCGAATACGTTGGCAACATCGAAGAACTTGCGCAAGTGGCGAATGAAGGCTTGCGTGCGTTCTTCACTCGTGCCGGGCTTGGTGAACTCCGGAAGCAGCGCCGGGTTGGGGTGCAGTAAAGCTTCCCAATCTTGGTTGGTTTTGGCCGCCAGATCATTCACATTGTTCACGCCAAAAGCCGGGGCTTTGATGGCCGCCACCAAAGGCGCATGCGCTTTGGTGATTGCGCAAAGCAACAAATCCAAATGCCCGGCGACGTCAGCGGCGGATAAAGCCACCCAAAACGCATTGATGTCCGCGCCGGTGAAAGCCAACCAATTGCTCACCAATCCATGCACCGCACTGGCCGGAGTGACCTCGCACTTTGGAGTGCCGACTTCGCCGACCGAACCCAATGCGCGCAAGCGCCGCGCCGCCTGGAAGCGATTCACCCCGGCTGGCTCGACCAGCACATTGTCATCGAGAGCTTGCTCGATATTCGCCACAATCTGCGCCTCGGCATTCAATGTGGCCATCTTGAAACGCTGCTCCCGTTTGACCTGCGGCGGCAGATTGGCCATGAGGGCATAGAAATATGCTGCTGGAACTTCAAAAGCCGGAACTAATGCGGCGGCGCCAACGCCTTTCAGAATGACTTTGGCCTGCCGGCCAGGCGAGTCCGGAAACACCGGGAAGTTGAATCCTGCTTCTGTGGTCTGCCGGCTTTTTTGTTCGCACCAGATCGCCGCCGACAGCGAGAACACGAAGTTCGCCAGGCGTTCGGCTTCGCTGTTGTGCTTGACGTAATAGGTCAGCAAATCACTCTCGAAGATCTTGCGGTCAAGCTCCTCGTCACTGGTGGCGCCATGAGGGCCGGTGTAAATCGTCTCCAGCGGGCGCTTGGGTTTCGGAAGGGGGTAGGCCATCCGATCCCAAATGATTTCATAAGCAATGTGGCGGCATTTGTCATAGGCAAGATCGGCAATTCCTGTGGTGTGGCCCGGTTCGGCGTTCAACACATTTTCCACCGCCGTTCGCAGCTTTTCAAAATTGGGCGCGGTGCCATCCTCCGGCACGATGACGGTTTCGCTCAGTTGCTGCCCCGGCGAGGGGAGAGCCAAATGCAGGCTGGTGGGTTGCAGCCCCGGAAAATTGTTTGGATCAGCCGGCATCGGAGCAGGCGCCACCGGCACGTTGTAATAGATTTGCTTGTGCACAATCTCGCCGCCGCCGCGGGTAATGACCAGGCGCACATCGGCAGTTCGGTACTCGCCGCCAGCCGGAGGAGTCGGAATTTCGATGACGGCAGTGGCCACGGCAAAAAAAGTTCGTGCAAAATCGCCAGTAAGAGGAACGGGATCTATGCGGAAGTGCTGTGTGATTCGATTATTAGGATCGTGGATGGGAATGGGATTTGGAGAAGGCGAAGGTGGCAGCGTCGGCGCAATATACGGAGCTGTGCTAAACGCAGGCCCACTGCCAGTCGGATCGTTGAACGACACTTCGTGCGCGGCAATGGATAGCCCGTTCAGGTAACTCGTAAAATCATCACCCGAGATCGGCTCCACCGGATGGAGGCGAATGACAAGCAGGGATGGCATCTTAATCTCCCAAATTTATGAGTGAGTTGTGATGGATGTTCGGGTTATGGATTCGATGGGATGTAGGTCTATAACGAGTAATTCAGACATAAACCAATCTTTTTCGTGTGAGCGGATAAAAAATTAGCCAAGTTTGAAGTTTGTTGATGATGCGTTACCGGTTCTGAGATGGCTGATTTATAAGATATGCAACCAACCGGTTAAACTTGTCTTTCTCCACTTCCGGGAAACCTCGCATCGCGTCTTGAAATTGAACAACCATGCGCTCGAAATTCGGATTACCCACCAAGTGCGCCAAAATGACGGCATGCATGGCCCCCGCTGGAAGCTGAGTACTGTCGAACCTAGTAGGTAGAGATCCGGAATTCACCGCCGCTTCAATAGAAGGAACATCGCGATACTTCTCGAAGAATGGCAGGACCTTTTCGGTGACAATTTTAAATAGATCATCCAGTGCGGTCGAGATCTCCGCTTCCGTGGATATTTTGTATTCCTTTCTTTTTCCAGCAGTAAAGTATTCCAGTTGCGTCAAAGTGGTCATACTCATTGACTGATACTTGGGCGGAGAGCCGGAAAACAGATGAAAAACCTGCTCAACGGCATCCAAGCGTACTCCCATGGTCAATGAGAAAATGAATTCTGGTTGGTAGTCCCACAGTGCTACGTAGATGCGTTGCTGACCACCCGAAATGGGCCGAACAAAGGATTCCTCGCTTTTTTTCAAACGAAAGCCATTTCCGGCAAGCACAC
This genomic stretch from candidate division KSB1 bacterium harbors:
- a CDS encoding insecticidal toxin complex protein codes for the protein MPSLLVIRLHPVEPISGDDFTSYLNGLSIAAHEVSFNDPTGSGPAFSTAPYIAPTLPPSPSPNPIPIHDPNNRITQHFRIDPVPLTGDFARTFFAVATAVIEIPTPPAGGEYRTADVRLVITRGGGEIVHKQIYYNVPVAPAPMPADPNNFPGLQPTSLHLALPSPGQQLSETVIVPEDGTAPNFEKLRTAVENVLNAEPGHTTGIADLAYDKCRHIAYEIIWDRMAYPLPKPKRPLETIYTGPHGATSDEELDRKIFESDLLTYYVKHNSEAERLANFVFSLSAAIWCEQKSRQTTEAGFNFPVFPDSPGRQAKVILKGVGAAALVPAFEVPAAYFYALMANLPPQVKREQRFKMATLNAEAQIVANIEQALDDNVLVEPAGVNRFQAARRLRALGSVGEVGTPKCEVTPASAVHGLVSNWLAFTGADINAFWVALSAADVAGHLDLLLCAITKAHAPLVAAIKAPAFGVNNVNDLAAKTNQDWEALLHPNPALLPEFTKPGTSEERTQAFIRHLRKFFDVANVFDSPDAPIVNSAPGLTRSAGNPLDELLILYPGFTFNSWDPTLLQNALNLIFPGDTAAQVQFTAWLTCIQRLINLTNGITPVEMQFSVMEALWARGFTNAQSIQGFSSEDFKEALAGSVAYDHAQTIWTNAGAVEPSPAPGPAGFKPVNPDGSLVNCVPPAHLSPLGPVAYLHDLLKASAKSTCENPLRDDVERTLNTLLTSRRGPLGDLLATKANLEVPIPLIDLVNESLEYMVAKGAAHGTIYNTARDQVGGHELASNPNPGAAGATFQHDPVTLFEALPEHSTPAVPTDEQTAYDKLKNDFSSCVLPYSQPLDVSRTYLQQLGTSRFATMRRFRKDITEFVLDPANETAEFQKHLWRYPVRLETAIEYLGITPEEYATLFQNNILIAALRRGRRSRAARALANGEVPLYQLYGFPAELDENEQSWTKTITQLSEFLERTCLTYCELIELWKSEFVRFGLKGHPEEGFPDCEPCCLEKYLIEFIEPADPVEALKRLIIFIRLWRKLQAVPNARYTFTELRDICEVLELFDGANVNPDFIRQLAAFQMFRDDFRLSLTDGTPPAPGATGADRLHLLAFWVPGAAKLNWAVEHLLNQIQQYAMNVHGCGCREPEFIKLLMANMDPLSALAGFDPNNPADTWHAHPTHTLRFAEILAKIYASEFRVGELLFLFTNDEHLQGDDPFPLQTKNEAKDSPLGLPDDEDKNSLWALRKKLMAVEMSAEAAAPWTWARMETALREEFGFVPPPAPNNRWLSIGQHFFPAALADSGIAVSPLEKQYRVPLPPPTSELMWNTPPDGPFRYDLAAQELWTQVPLTDEAVLAKLSRIRQLTPVEQSAVCNLYFKPRLDLAHFAFIFNNFGEAEERLIQEPDEAKRWAWFQQQFARFYQCCHIIAEHLAAHTADATSSANPEGTELAKLLLKNLWADENMALTPWENDNGQSPNVTWQPQPNGGAFAALLGLTGTGMLAEYFGANQMLRWREVRGGIDAFGAEENAWNAPIPTILPTMNSASFTLSPEQLRYAALRNGFAMANADGAMLGGAEPFTLRWQGLLLIENEGQYGFSAGAPTPAGKVPDFEKADQSHRWRVILKRGQKIWVLLAHDWPNEEAPADCSKPIALKKGFYELSIELERKPLAFDGPEDVCPQTTGFQLKYNGPDAGMEWLAVPHDKLFQEQKNAALHSGLQLPNAAQDFLAAHFTSTVRDMRRTYQRAFKAMLLVNRLHLSAKRIADDGQSELGYLLAQPVNFSGQAYYRSGAAFVTHKANFDFNFLPVLDNYYAPPVVQDQRVAPSAQRRQAMFDWWERLFDYTVMRRETQCSPEQPAWLLFHEAAETHEDNPAHLLRHIGVDLRHDKLVLQFFDAGQTDLSYDVTSADLEDDRWAVRVWHSEKWVRALLRCFYPKDITVAEVFLWASDGPEITGNANLTQFYRDGCIENGEPRRYEEIKRLNDALRQRGRQALVAYLTHMNRVPLPWSGFATEAKHLSELLLLDVEAGLCQKASRIEEAVSAAHLFVQRARLGLESGFVILPGFVLAWERHFATFRTWEACKRRFIYRENWIEWDELQDAKQTEAFQFLESELRRATLTMPVPGGLTYWNGSRPPVHPGITLLQYREPAIMQFLNPAPEGLGLMGTPDRHARPTWLAPMNIASRGQTPGDNPSEPPADQPNDVPVLLAVANPQQINVADLPMWLQATVRLGTKFIRVAAAGIPPATTTFAPKCNPSESSACCSVCGKAHPALMDEYYFWIEDTRYYDEQEQVAEWGAIAEDPNGGILGDPQTDWHRPDKLPGLLQWNSKPMVHLRWCRVHNGEFQQPRQSYEGVRIAPGTTPQLVFAGRRGDSLRFEITGGEAPIGYAPEPPPGFRYDLATDEAITLPQVAVATAPPLVGGMAAYPYFAWFNPGAPLLPPSLFSPAIAVAGHLRAHCRFEEAVKWYEFVYNPLLNDNTWMICPSTGGEEDEAPTDPEGIPTEPVVTQRAEECCCASDPVSEAEVKERAILLHYLDTLLQWGDALMRKNTPEAFQQARLIFDTAAKILGAMPITVLAKDDAPAASKVAEFEPECAPINPRLMCLYTSVNDRLALIHACLNAKRLKNGRPNLDMPYFGNSEIRDCWKITKDVCADESDWCLPQSPYRFMVLVQKAQEITGEVRALGAALLAAYEKGDAEYLSTMRAMHERQLLNLALEVRQNQWREADWQVQALQKTKQIAQTRLQYYQNLIAAGLIAGEAQYEPLTISSTTLRAAGNIAEAIGQAMNLIPDPYVGFPVSLVKLPPGTKMSMIFSAAGKIAITVADILNTIASLGLTKAGWERREQEWQHQVNVLTVEIEQIERQILAAERRRDIALRELNNHQQQIENAAEVHDFLRDKFTNHALYLWMQQETAAIYYQMYEMALHCARQAQRAFNFERGHTARQFIPAEIWDNLHEGLLAGERLQLAVRHMEKAYYDENLREYELTKHISLRLHFPMALLQLQVNGCCEIEIPEWMFDLDYPGHYMRRLKNVTMTIPCVVGPYTGVHCRLTLLSSKTRVDPRLVKPPHTCCHDERWQNGYQALPDDPRVVSTYAATEAIATSGGQNDSGMFELNFRDERYLPFEFAGAVSRWRIELPQENNQFDVETISDVVLHLNYTAREGGEALRRAANEVAQQNLPGAGVRFFDVQRELPEAWQLFQNCSAEKSAAREFGLRLGRNMFPFLPGHREVKINRLAILFEAPGAEPSAHHLVEFLAGHMIGHAKDERCECEVQSINCVASAEWPCLYHGVLDIRLGPLPQSGHHDLGTFRFPSGIGEISRAFLFCGYEATTPRECSLIGEHHKVNLVAKMK